From the genome of Xyrauchen texanus isolate HMW12.3.18 chromosome 22, RBS_HiC_50CHRs, whole genome shotgun sequence, one region includes:
- the LOC127662915 gene encoding suppressor of cytokine signaling 4-like, producing MSERKPKNLDTRPKNLRSWSADSYIRSIKKRSRGSHHEPVPRGEEGEAMDDQSMRSASCPRRRRERKCSCMIPGEMDSDSPCRKGLSRRSLRQKFQDAVGQCLPLRNHHHHQHHHQSGSSRPFSVLLWSKRKIHVSELMEDKCPFSPKSELAQCWHLIKKYGTQTKPSLSIEAEPKGPLLSSSPPALISWEEINSAGASSLDDWDPSYPHGDAQCCAHTDYILVPDLLQINNSPCYWGVLDRFEAEQLLEGQPEGTFLLRDSAQDEYLFSVSFRRYSRSLHARIEQNGKRFSFDGRDPCMYRDPSVTGLLKHYSDPATCLFFEPLLSRPLPRNFPFSLQHMCRAVICSCTTYQGIDALPLPHTLRHYLRQYHYRCNGACAI from the coding sequence ATGTCAGAGAGGAAACCCAAAAACTTGGACACACGTCCCAAGAATCTTCGTAGCTGGAGTGCTGATAGTTACATCCGCAGTATTAAAAAGCGTTCACGTGGGTCCCACCATGAGCCAGTGCCCAGAGGGGAAGAAGGCGAAGCAATGGATGACCAGAGCATGCGCTCTGCCTCCTGTCCCCGGAGACGACGAGAGAGAAAATGCAGTTGCATGATCCCAGGAGAAATGGATTCAGACTCTCCATGTAGAAAAGGCCTTTCTCGACGATCTTTGAGGCAGAAGTTTCAGGATGCTGTCGGCCAGTGTCTCCCTCTTCGCAATCACCACCACCATCAACATCATCACCAGTCCGGTTCCTCACGTCCATTCTCCGTCCTTCTTTGGTCCAAACGAAAGATTCATGTCTCTGAATTAATGGAGGATAAGTGTCCCTTCTCCCCTAAATCTGAACTAGCTCAGTGTTGGCATTTGATCAAGAAATACGGCACTCAAACCAAACCCTCTTTAAGCATCGAAGCAGAACCCAAAGGGCCCTTATTGTCTTCCTCTCCTCCAGCGCTCATTTCCTGGGAGGAGATCAATTCTGCTGGGGCTTCTAGTCTGGATGACTGGGATCCATCTTATCCACATGGGGACGCCCAGTGCTGTGCTCACACTGACTACATTCTGGTGCCTGATCTTCTTCAGATCAACAACAGTCCTTGTTATTGGGGTGTCCTGGATCGCTTTGAAGCTGAGCAGCTTTTGGAAGGGCAACCAGAAGGGACCTTTCTGCTCCGAGACTCTGCCCAGGACGAATACCTCTTCTCGGTCAGCTTCAGACGTTACAGCCGCTCCCTCCATGCTCGGATAGAACAAAATGGTAAACGCTTTAGCTTTGATGGCCGTGATCCTTGTATGTACAGAGATCCCAGTGTGACAGGCTTGCTGAAGCATTATAGCGACCCTGCTACCTGCCTATTTTTTGAGCCTCTTCTCTCTCGTCCTCTACCTAGGAACTTTCCTTTTTCTCTGCAACATATGTGCAGGGCGGTCATCTGTAGCTGTACAACTTATCAGGGTATTGATGCTTTACCTTTGCCTCATACTTTGAGGCACTACCTAAGGCAGTATCACTATAGATGCAATGGAGCTTGTGCTATTTGA